A single window of Streptomyces griseoviridis DNA harbors:
- a CDS encoding cytochrome P450 family protein: protein MTTAQHRLDPAGGCPHAANARMLAEGPVAAVVLPGEVEGMAVLGHDTLREFLAHPEVAKNARHFTALREGGIPPGWPLATFASVQGMTTADGADHRRLRSLVSRAFTTRRVEELRPRIAELTESLLDDLERAAEENGQVADLRRHFALPLPMGVIGELFGVDAAHRDRLHHLSNQVVATDITPERSIAANRELAETLTAFAAAKAQDPGDDLTTALLTARDEDGDRLSHAELIGTLVLMIIAGHETTLNLITNAVRALCAHRDQLDLVREGRADWGDVVEETLRWDAPVSYFPFRYPVRDLTFGGTVIPAGTPVLAGYSAAGRDPAAHGADADRFDVTRPRRPDAARHLSLGHGAHYCLGAPLARIEATTALGRLFTRFPDLDLAVPEEQLPRHASFVGNSVRTLPVRLRA, encoded by the coding sequence ATGACCACCGCCCAGCACCGACTCGACCCCGCGGGCGGCTGCCCGCACGCCGCCAACGCCCGGATGCTCGCCGAGGGTCCGGTCGCCGCGGTCGTCCTGCCGGGCGAGGTCGAGGGGATGGCCGTCCTCGGCCACGACACGCTCCGGGAGTTCCTGGCGCATCCCGAAGTCGCCAAGAACGCACGGCACTTCACCGCCCTGCGGGAGGGCGGGATCCCGCCGGGGTGGCCATTGGCCACCTTCGCGTCCGTACAGGGCATGACCACCGCCGACGGCGCCGACCACCGACGGCTTCGCTCCCTGGTCAGCCGGGCCTTCACCACCCGGCGGGTCGAGGAACTCCGGCCCAGGATCGCCGAGTTGACGGAATCGCTCCTCGACGACCTGGAGCGGGCCGCCGAGGAGAACGGCCAGGTCGCCGATCTGCGGCGGCACTTCGCGCTGCCACTGCCGATGGGCGTGATCGGTGAGCTGTTCGGTGTCGACGCCGCCCACCGCGACCGGCTCCACCACCTCTCCAACCAGGTCGTGGCCACCGACATCACGCCCGAGCGGTCGATCGCCGCCAACCGGGAACTGGCCGAGACCCTCACCGCCTTCGCCGCGGCCAAGGCCCAGGACCCGGGCGACGACCTCACCACCGCCCTGCTCACCGCCCGCGACGAGGACGGCGACCGGCTCAGCCACGCCGAACTGATCGGCACCCTGGTCCTGATGATCATCGCGGGGCACGAGACCACCCTCAACCTGATCACCAACGCGGTCCGCGCCCTCTGCGCCCACCGCGACCAGCTCGACCTGGTGAGGGAGGGGCGCGCCGACTGGGGCGACGTGGTGGAGGAGACGCTGCGCTGGGACGCGCCGGTGAGCTACTTCCCGTTCCGCTACCCGGTGCGGGACCTGACCTTCGGCGGGACGGTGATCCCGGCCGGCACCCCGGTGCTCGCCGGGTACTCCGCCGCGGGCCGCGACCCGGCCGCGCACGGCGCCGACGCCGACCGCTTCGACGTCACCCGCCCCCGGCGCCCGGACGCCGCCCGGCACCTCTCGCTCGGTCACGGCGCCCACTACTGCCTGGGCGCCCCGCTCGCCCGGATCGAGGCGACCACCGCGCTCGGCCGCCTCTTCACCCGCTTCCCTGACCTCGACCTGGCGGTGCCGGAGGAGCAACTCCCGCGCCACGCGAGCTTCGTCGGCAACAGCGTCCGCACCCTGCCGGTCCGCCTGCGCGCCTGA